A genomic segment from Nicotiana tabacum cultivar K326 chromosome 7, ASM71507v2, whole genome shotgun sequence encodes:
- the LOC142182616 gene encoding uncharacterized protein LOC142182616 codes for MGTLYKHDQIMGQRGYDKVESVRVELGFEGLLAVDSVGLSGCVVLVWKEKGMCTVLGYRTNFIDVKVEIVGLPCYRFTGFYGLPGSHQRRQSWNIMQTLKNTSSLPWCIGGDFNDILSFGDKMGRIQQPVWRVDGFRQIVEECELRDLGFTGNRFAWESHRNTRNLFCERLDRVLTTSQWVFLFPKAQVHHVEAANSDHSTLFLTLGVSVIRYAF; via the exons ATGGGGACATTATACAAGCATGATCAGATCATGGGACAAAGAGGTTATGACAAG GTTGAATCAGTTCGAGTGGAATTGGGGTTTGAGGGACTCCTAGCAGTTGACTCAGTAGGACTCAGTGGTTGTGTTGTACTAGTTTGGAAAGAGAAAGGCATGTGCACCGTTCTTGGATACAGAACTAACTTTATTGACGTCAAAGTTGAAATTGTTGGCCTTCCATGCTATCGATTCACAGGCTTCTATGGTCTTCCTGGTTCACACCAACGAAGACAATCATGGAATATCATGCAAACACTTAAGAATACTTCTTCTCTACCATGGTGTATTGGAGGAGACTTTAATGATATCCTCTCTTTTGGAGATAAAATGGGACGGATTCAACAACCAGTTTGGCGTGTGGATGGCTTTCGGCAAATCGTCGAGGAATGTGAACTAAGAGACTTGGGGTTTACGGGTAATCGTTTCGCCTGGGAGAGTCACAGGAATACAAGAAATTTGTTCTGTGAACGACTAGATCGTGTTTTGACCACATCTCAGTGGGTCTTCCTATTTCCAAAGGCGCAGGTCCATCATGTTGAGGCAGCGAATAGTGATCACTCCACTCTGTTCTTAACACTAGGGGTGAGTGTTATTCGATATGCCTTTTAG
- the LOC142182617 gene encoding uncharacterized protein LOC142182617: MAKNLDKWQRALTNARKILSLFAYKMLEDLKAEGTSLPEKFVAGVLIEKLSDSWSDYKNNLKHKQKNFTIEEIVTHILIEDSNRKEFAKARMTSLKANLVQSSNKNRKRYENKSQGCKPKNPNLKRKKGSCFVCGKPGHHASQCKYRAGNDKGKTNTPKANLAEGGDIIAVVISQDDRKEVYLRDSSTTKVLGKGKVLLKLTSGKTLALVDVLHVPTMRANLISVSLLGKARVKVSFESDKIIMTKNNVFVGKGYCNQGLFVFNISDVINENVSASAYMIASISLWHARLGHLQSVSFFFHKMDVKTAFLNGDLEEEIYMFQPEGCVISGQENKVCKLIKSLYGLKQTPKQWYEKFEQVLLRDDFSSVEVDKCVSTKVVDNDYVIIYLNYKLHGYPPNFKFNKGPPLRRTTAHVELESSGGSSVFGSFDGPVEHEDSFVIPGLTKDQYSQLMILLQQFQISASPYYPPFLASANFAGKPMPYKGVSYGACMLYKVKVTNVGSLALFPNLILLSVLYIPSFKHNLIYVQKLLSHYDDVVQFTKSTCTFQGPSVRKPVVLVSNNVVVENSYVNTMVDSNKRCDFPRTHFPFSKSYIPPSPILPSPLVPDNLSDDSTSPLSPSILVSSPQSSTPPPSSPGSPNFIISPSPSSSSPSPLFQLDVNNAFLHGGLDEEVFMKVPPSLSVSRSSSSSPPLVCKLLKSLYGLRQASRQWGSSSFLVILAVYVDGIIVTGTDLSEISSLKGFLHEQFRIKDLESFASSVVVCPLALNEKLKASVGDPLPKPEEYRCLVAALHLLRYLKRTFDIGSLFSNSPNLSLKVYFDTDWTSCADSRRSVTGFCIFLVDCLVSWKSKKQPVVSLSSAQVEYRAKSLPSSSPLPLYYDNQTALNIARNLVFHERTKHIELNCHFIRGNIGDGLISLGHVSTDTQVVNILTKALPRPAHHFHPRKLEVLPPSNLRGDVRVLDKGLCYLWAIIII; encoded by the exons ATGGCAAAGAACCTTGACAAATGGCAAAGAGCCTTGACAAATGCAAGAAAAATCTTGAGCCTTTTTGCCTATAAAATG TTAGAAGACTTGAAGGCCGAGGGGACGTCTTTACCAGAGAAGTTTGTTGCTGGAGTGCTAATTGAGAAGCTGTCTGACTCATGGAGTGACTACAAAAATAACTTAAAGCACAAACAGAAAAATTTCACTATTGAGGAAATTGTGACCCACATCCTAATTGAAGATTCCAACAGAAAAGAATTTGCCAAAGCTAGGATGACATCTCTTAAAGCAAACTTAGTGCAAAGCAGCAACAAAAATCGCAAAAGGTACGAGAATAAGTCTCAAGGTTGCAAGCCTAAAAATCCTAaccttaaaagaaaaaaaggctcTTGTTTTGTTTGTGGAAAACCGGGCCATCATGCCTCACAGTGCAAGTACAGAGcaggaaatgacaaaggaaaaactAATACTCCTAAGGCTAACTTAGCCGAAGGAGGTGATATTATTGCAGTTGTCATTTCTCAA GATGATAGAAAAGAGGTCTACCTTAGAGACTCAAGTACTACCAAAGTCTTGGGTAAGGGTAAAGTTCTCCTGAAACTCACTTCGGGAAAAACTTTAGCCCTTGTTGATGTACTGCATGTTCCTACTATGAGAGCAAACTTGATCTCTGTATCCTTGTTGGGAAAAGCCAGAGTGAAAGTGTCATTTGAATCTGATAAGATCATAATGACCAAAAATAATGTGTTTGTTGGGAAGGGATATTGTAACCAAGGACTCTTTGTATTTAATATTTCTGATGTTATCAATGAAAATGTATCTGCTTCTGCTTATATGATTGCGTCTATTTCTCtatggcatgctagactaggacat CTTCAATCCGTAAGCTTCTTTTTCCAcaaaatggatgtgaaaactgcttTTCTAAATGGTGATTTAGAAGAAGAGATTTATATGTTTCAACCAGAAGGTTGTGTCATTTCTggacaagaaaataaagtttgtaaACTAATTAAATCTCTTTATGGCCTTAAACAAACTCCTAAACAGTGGTATGAGAAATTTGAACAAGTCTTACTGAGAGACGATTTTTCTTCAGTTGAGGTGGATAAATGTGTTTCTACTAAAGTGGTAGACAATGATTATGTGATAATATATct AAATTATAAGTTGCATGGATATCCTCCTAATTTCAAGTTCAACAAAGGACCTCCTCTTCGCAGAACTACTGCACATGTTGAGCTTGAATCCTCTGGTGGTTCCTCTGTGTTTGGTAGTTTTGATGGTCCAGTTGAGCATGAGGATTCCTTTGTGATACCTGGCCTTACCAAGGATCAATACTCCCAGCTGATGATCTTATTACAACAATTCCAAATCTCTGCTTCCCCATATTATCCACCTTTCTTAGCCTCTGCTAATTTTGCTGGTAAGCCCATGCCTTATAAGGGTGTTTCTTATGGAGCTTGTATGTT GTACAAAGTAAAGGTTACAAATGTTGGTTCTTTAGCTTTATTCCCTAACTTAATTCTTCTTAGTGTTCTTTACATCCCTAGTTTCAAACATAATCTCATATATGTCCAGAAGCTTTTGTCTCATTATGATGATGTTGTACAGTTTACCAAGTCTACTTGCACTTTCCAAGGCCCTTCAGTGAGGAAGCCAGTGGTGCTTG TGTctaataatgttgttgttgaaaaTTCATATGTAAATACCATGGTTGATTCAAATAAA AGATGTGACTTTCCAAGAACACATTTCCCGTTTTCCAAATCGTATATTCCCCCATCCCCTATCTTGCCTTCTCCTCTCGTTCCTGACAATCTCTCTGATGATTCAACTTCTCCTTTATCTCCTTCTATTCTTGTTTCTTCTCCCCAATCCTCTACCCCTCCTCCTTCTTCCCCAGGTTCCCCTAATTTTATTATCTCTCCTTCCCCTAGCTCATCTTCCCCTTCT CCTTTATTTCAACTTGATGTTAATAATGCATTTTTACATGGGGGTCTTGATGAGGAGGTTTTCATGAAGGTGCCTCCTAGTTTATCTGTTTCTcgttcctcttcttcttctcctcctttggTTTGCAAGCTACTCAAGTCCCTCTATGGTTTGAGACAAGCTTCGAGACAATG GGGTTCTAGCTCTTTCTTGGTCATTTTAGCAGTGTATGTGGATGGTATCATTGTTACTGGGACTGACTTGTCTGAGATTTCCTCCTTGAAGGGATTTCTACACGAACAATTCAGGATTAAGGACCTTG AGTCATTTGCTTCTTCTGTTGTTGTTTGTCCTCTTGCTCTCAATGAGAAATTAAAGGCTTCTGTTGGTGATCCTTTGCCCAAGCCTGAAGAGTATAGATGCTTGGTGG CTGCTTTACATCTCTTGAGGTATTTGAAAAGGACTTTTGACATTGGGTCATTATTTAGTAATTCTCCTAACCTTTCTTTAAAAGTATATTTTGATACTGATTGGACTTCTTGTGCTGATAGTAGAAGATCTGTAACtggtttttgtatttttcttgttgATTGTTTGGTGAGCTGGAAATCCAAAAAGCAGCCTGTGGTCTCTCTTTCTTCTGCTCAAGTTGAGTACAGGGCCAAGA GTCTTCCTTCCTCTTCTCCCCTTCCTTTGTATTATGACAACCAGACAGCTTTGAACATTGCCCGCAATCTAGTTTTTCATGAGCGGACTAAGCATATAGAGCTGAACTGTCATTTCATTAGAGGCAACATTGGTGATGGGCTTATTAGCTTGGGTCATGTATCCACTGATACTCAAGTTGTTAATATTCTTACCAAGGCCCTTCCTAGGCCAGCTCATCATTTTCATCCTCGGAAGTTGGAGGTTTTAccaccctccaacttgaggggggatGTTAGAGTATTAGATAAAGGCTTATGCTATCTTTGGGCCATTATTATAATTTAG